One window from the genome of Bacteroidales bacterium encodes:
- a CDS encoding glutamine synthetase: MKKKMMMNPNPLVQYLNKPSEEFTREDLILYIEDHNIEMVNFRYPGQDGRLKTLNFVINSREHLEDILTMGERVDGSSLFSHIEAGSSDLYVVPRYKTAFVNPFSEIPALDILCSYYDKDGNHLESSPEYILQKAQKVLKEHTGYDFHVMGELEFYLISEKQELYPAVDQKGYHESAPFTKWDDFRREAMLAIAQTGGMLKYGHSEVGNFSQGDFEYEQNELEFSPCPLDDAAAQLVIAKWILRNLAYKYGFTITFAPKITVGKAGSGLHIHTRLMKDGKNQMTENGKLSDAARRAIAGYLELAPSLTAFGNTNPTSYFRLVPHQEAPTNICWGDRNRSVLVRVPLGWTSNKDMYLDANPQQPKTSNNFLDKQTVEFRCPDGSADIYLLLAGLTVAVRVGLEMENGLEYARKTYVDVNIFQDEHKERVKDLRQLPASCWESADRLEEQMHYYTEHNVFPEGLIKSWAKKLRVFNDKSLRQEIAGNKEAIMKLVETYFHCG; the protein is encoded by the coding sequence ATGAAGAAAAAGATGATGATGAACCCGAATCCGCTGGTTCAATATTTAAATAAACCATCAGAGGAGTTTACACGTGAAGATTTGATCCTTTACATCGAGGATCACAACATCGAGATGGTAAATTTCAGGTATCCAGGCCAGGATGGGAGATTGAAAACACTGAATTTTGTGATCAACAGCCGCGAGCACCTGGAGGATATTCTAACAATGGGAGAGCGCGTTGACGGCTCAAGTTTGTTTTCCCACATCGAAGCAGGATCGAGCGATCTTTATGTGGTTCCGCGCTATAAAACAGCGTTTGTGAATCCGTTCAGCGAAATCCCTGCTTTGGATATTTTGTGTTCCTATTATGACAAAGATGGCAACCACCTTGAAAGCTCGCCTGAGTATATTTTGCAAAAAGCGCAAAAAGTGTTGAAAGAGCACACCGGATATGATTTTCATGTGATGGGCGAGCTGGAGTTTTACCTGATCAGCGAAAAGCAGGAACTTTATCCTGCTGTTGACCAGAAGGGCTATCATGAGTCGGCGCCGTTTACCAAGTGGGATGATTTCAGACGTGAAGCAATGCTGGCCATTGCGCAGACCGGTGGCATGTTGAAATATGGCCACAGCGAAGTGGGGAATTTCAGTCAGGGTGATTTTGAATACGAACAAAACGAGCTCGAGTTCAGTCCTTGCCCGCTGGATGATGCCGCAGCACAGCTTGTGATTGCCAAATGGATTTTACGTAACCTGGCTTACAAATACGGGTTCACGATCACTTTTGCACCTAAGATCACAGTTGGTAAGGCCGGAAGTGGTTTACATATCCACACCCGCCTGATGAAAGACGGCAAGAACCAGATGACTGAAAATGGAAAACTGAGCGATGCCGCCAGGCGTGCCATTGCCGGCTACCTCGAACTGGCGCCTTCACTTACAGCCTTTGGGAATACAAATCCCACCTCCTATTTCCGCCTGGTGCCGCACCAGGAAGCGCCAACGAATATCTGCTGGGGCGACCGCAACCGCTCGGTGCTGGTAAGGGTTCCTTTAGGATGGACCAGCAACAAAGATATGTATCTGGATGCCAACCCGCAGCAACCAAAAACTTCAAATAACTTTTTAGATAAACAAACGGTTGAGTTCCGGTGTCCGGATGGCTCCGCCGATATTTACCTGTTATTGGCCGGATTAACTGTGGCTGTAAGGGTTGGGCTGGAAATGGAAAATGGACTTGAATATGCAAGAAAGACGTATGTAGATGTAAACATTTTCCAGGATGAGCATAAAGAAAGGGTAAAAGACCTTAGGCAACTTCCGGCTTCATGCTGGGAATCTGCCGACCGCCTCGAAGAGCAAATGCACTATTACACCGAGCACAATGTTTTCCCCGAGGGATTAATCAAAAGCTGGGCTAAAAAGCTCAGGGTTTTCAATGACAAGTCATTGCGACAGGAAATTGCTGGTAACAAGGAGGCCATCATGAAGTTGGTGGAAACTTACTTCCATTGCGGATAA